One stretch of Kluyveromyces marxianus DMKU3-1042 DNA, complete genome, chromosome 8 DNA includes these proteins:
- the TMA17 gene encoding Tma17p — MVTATGIRRPVQIQEFSVAIREASNDELEKIRSEINNAVRHLERSNTRLAAYIKKLKGEEVNNRQELDLDGNFSDDEIDEKDLNVFQESLAENEKVLSNYHERLNAIDQEELHRSSSSKVPETTGSGSAQDKSNAIDSDNTAYEPNSIYL, encoded by the coding sequence ATGGTAACTGCTACAGGTATTAGGAGACCAGTTCAAATCCAAGAGTTCAGCGTTGCGATTCGAGAGGCATCGAACGACGAATTGGAGAAGATTCGCAGCGAAATTAACAACGCCGTTCGCCATCTAGAACGGTCCAATACAAGACTAGCTGCATACATAAAGAAGCTCAAGGGCGAGGAAGTCAACAACAGACAAGAGCTCGACCTGGATGGGAACTTTTCAGACGACGAAATTGACGAAAAGGACTTGAACGTATTCCAGGAATCGCTTGCTGAAAATGAGAAGGTGTTGTCGAATTACCACGAGAGACTAAATGCGATCGACCAGGAGGAGTTGCACCGGTCCAGCTCGTCGAAGGTTCCCGAAACTACAGGGTCTGGTTCAGCACAGGACAAGTCTAACGCTATAGACTCGGATAACACCGCGTATGAACCCAACAGCATTTACTTGTAG
- the RRT6 gene encoding Rrt6p, which produces MRMLLFAAWLALCVTRVVCESIKVPINPTRLEFDLWPYKKWEIDNASNSSDYMTCFEMSTPFKSRDLQFVIEIEEFTKWKVNVDRFGPTTSSKGKQIINLDIYDKDKNLVRSRHGLENGETILYESVYEQQEFQFCLINFSLDSSWNAIDTIKQVSISISSNDIVKQQPWDLITDQSLELLSESKEDLYSLVNAESGHKLVELDAEHRDLNEGTFSCIIYQTVGILTVIIVGQFVVVPAFLYRLLRKNKHGQTHPHIKNKLKE; this is translated from the coding sequence ATGCGTATGCTACTGTTTGCAGCATGGCTTGCGCTTTGTGTTACCAGAGTTGTTTGCGAATCGATAAAGGTACCGATAAATCCTACACGGCTCGAATTCGACCTATGGCCGTACAAGAAATGGGAGATCGACAATGCTTCGAACAGCTCCGATTACATGACATGCTTCGAAATGAGCACACCTTTCAAGTCTCGCGACTTGCAGTTTGTAATCGAAATCGAAGAGTTCACCAAATGGAAAGTCAACGTTGACAGATTTGGCCCAACAACGAGCTCCAAAGGGAAGCAGATTATAAATCTAGACATATATGACAAGGATAAGAACTTGGTACGGTCTAGGCACGGGTTGGAAAATGGCGAAACCATACTCTATGAATCAGTATACGAACAACAAGAATTCCAGTTCTGTCTAATTAACTTTTCACTAGATTCGTCCTGGAACGCGATCGACACGATAAAACAGGTCTCGATCAGCATATCTTCCAACGATATCGTGAAACAACAGCCGTGGGACTTGATTACAGACCAGAGTCTCGAGTTGCTATCGGAAAGCAAAGAAGACCTGTATTCTCTGGTTAATGCTGAATCCGGCCACAAGTTGGTCGAATTGGATGCTGAACACAGAGACCTAAACGAGGGAACGTTCTCGTGTATAATATACCAGACCGTCGGCATTCTTACTGTAATAATTGTGGGACAATTCGTTGTGGTACCAGCGTTCTTGTACCGATTACTGAGGAAGAATAAACACGGACAAACACATCCTCAcataaagaacaaattgaaagaatga
- the RRP42 gene encoding exosome non-catalytic core subunit RRP42: protein MSLSIAEKSFLYDSLALNPPLRPDGRALHQFRPVEVSTDFLPNSNGSSRVILSGGSECIVSVKAKVVDHTVESELLVVEVDIQGHRDDSPLVQSMSSLLSKLLKQTINSDKLMLTKRYSFKLFIDVLVLASKSYPVSMISFAIFSALKNTWLPKLISNDDDLEVEELPTFHDYDMVKLEADAPLLFTFAIVGDNVLVDPTYEESLVSNNGLVVTWYQNEVRSPIRSVGLNDDSTKGFKQAHLEKAFEVIRQYAPDVEKALESSN, encoded by the coding sequence ATGAGTCTTTCAATTGCTGAAAAGTCTTTTCTATACGATTCCCTGGCATTAAATCCACCTTTGAGACCAGATGGAAGAGCATTGCATCAGTTTAGGCCAGTAGAGGTGTCCACAGACTTCCTACCAAACTCTAATGGGTCAAGCCGTGTTATTCTTAGCGGTGGTAGTGAATGTATTGTTAGTGTAAAGGCTAAAGTGGTAGATCATACTGTTGAATCAGAGTTGTTAGTGGTTGAAGTTGATATTCAAGGGCACAGAGACGATTCTCCATTGGTTCAAAGCATGTCCTCATTACTTTCGAAACTACTCAAACAGACAATCAATAGCGATAAACTAATGTTGACCAAAAGATATAGCTTCAAGTTGTTCATTGACGTGTTGGTTCTTGCATCGAAATCGTATCCGGTGTCAATGATATCATTTGCTATATTCAGTGCTCTTAAGAATACTTGGCTACCGAAATTGATATCCAACGACGACGACTTAGAAGTGGAGGAACTACCCACGTTTCATGATTATGATATGGTTAAATTGGAGGCGGATGCTCCTTTACTTTTCACATTTGCTATTGTTGGAGACAATGTATTAGTCGATCCTACGTACGAGGAAAGTTTGGTATCAAATAATGGTCTCGTAGTGACCTGGTATCAGAACGAAGTACGGTCTCCAATCAGATCTGTAGGGTTGAATGACGATAGTACTAAGGGATTCAAACAGGCTCATTTAGAGAAAGCTTTTGAGGTGATACGTCAGTACGCTCCGGATGTTGAGAAGGCATTAGAATCGTCAAACTGA
- the TRM3 gene encoding tRNA (guanosine(18)-2'-O)-methyltransferase, with product MTSSKEILGRYITVGVQEEILLGLIEDADYDGVASIIGTIKLADGVAENVGKKMCEKLEESLLSFVSVDDDADRQEDEVKQLWKLLGVCVQLQGSRDFVIEYLSGILLAFIDSGKNHLFYGGSSADLAATRACAMERKSNIDVNKSLDGTKILEVIENLVLQMGTQDEVEHTIGSDSSIGNLLFLLSVCKEEQLANKATSLFKWWVPAFSNTCQRDSQFDNDVWGLVESTLQDSNMTSSAATVRNVFVFWLRMLLENGFSDASRAFVQKNEYWRIIQYGLGHEVHEIKKVVLSIMRLSLKLIRQESMSVDCSLLVFSGEETQMNSWKRFTTIYEIVGIDTALNQCEAAAPDILDTFQDENIHASWGLIILSTGLRATMESVRKFTLRLMLQIENKNVFQSNLSLLQTVFLPATMQASFFNVSGDRCNYADALVEFVSEIVQTSVDKEAISQLILQTLYDCRTMFDAARVFIAYGLLSGLQKNKSRILTSESVSMIKLLFMGECEESVLQTTMQCTLLKLLLYTNISAFEFLQVLVAHVKSVDTYEYATSVIGIFRDFCIVNYPQGLEVHEVPQEPLYQVFAYELFDTQPLEFSNEFLKELIKSGSNCSNLSEKYHSFLTELVDMKTVDYKDSKVVLDLEQFTPPVYSAINPLPLLQALLDQFDAAKFDFFVALFSKVMQSTSTLTLSFDQLIAIYDVIKQHVSSHNQSSFRYKDEIYANFFKLAGVCIKSTHLDDNQIEELITLIIKNVDNDNGNYAGNLEVSYLCQSILDLYVLPTLHTLSGKEERIVERILGLQCSMWDSLIEERLVLNQQPLHLAIIKGIFHHAVFLAALSDEFTFSLLLKYGNAILDQSFSRRTLKPCLSHQIVSFMELYGKSLPDRDYSDFVTLLVNIFIHESMNLNIFTLKPVIAKLYDKKLRLYVQGGLYKHIYGDDEIVTRANIVKSLLLSTKEFKQHFLMSMLENDRNILKAKKKTDGPEEIQRLLKWQLCLLSIKSVNNKTLTELCAEYIIPSLVGESSPLVRVYSEWFVAYNIWQSHEEGTENPNEETLLGLLEDSSRPAVQTSIERLLFLAVKASKESGKFTSLTEKFLAQLVTNCSSNKPLIRHFSNSLMLLFWPTFQDDIKDDTLKSVIFKLYSDAKKIQVQGQFRAGDANTWSILDDLKLTSIFGGVLLKIMDHDVPYIPSKVFNQVNIQEDEYPVGSEENQLWLSKRNNNVASKTELQKNSPLQTKSGAWEVVLDFDNEKSAENVKRSELIVIASLVDKAPNLGGICRLCDVLGVGTMTVHDIRVKQHPQFKNVAVTADNWMPIEEVPVDQIVTYMNTKKLEGYTLIGLEQTDSSIELNSEYRFPSKSVILLGTEAHGIPGHLLKELDLCLEIKQSGVIRSMNIQTATAVIVHSYSIQHL from the coding sequence ATGACATCTTCCAAGGAAATTTTGGGCAGGTACATTACTGTTGGGgttcaagaagagataCTTCTCGGTCTTATTGAAGATGCGGACTATGATGGGGTTGCTTCCATAATTGGTACTATTAAATTAGCAGATGGTGTAGCAGAAAATGTTGGGAAGAAAATGTGTGAGAAGCTAGAGGAGAGTTTGCTCAGCTTTGTGAGTGTTGATGACGATGCTGACagacaagaagatgaggtTAAGCAGTTGTGGAAGTTGTTGGGTGTTTGTGTGCAATTGCAGGGGAGTAGGGACTTTGTAATTGAGTATTTGAGTGGGATTTTGCTTGCGTTTATTGATTCGGGGAAGAACCATTTGTTTTATGGTGGTTCAAGTGCTGATTTAGCCGCTACTAGAGCTTGTGCGATGGAGCGTAAGTCAAATATCGATGTGAACAAGAGTCTTGACGGGACTAAGATTCTGGAGGTGATAGAAAACTTGGTGTTGCAAATGGGGACCCAAGATGAGGTGGAACATACTATTGGTAGTGATAGCAGTATTGgtaatcttcttttcttgctcTCTGTGtgtaaagaagaacaacttGCCAATAAGGCGACGTCTTTGTTTAAATGGTGGGTTCCTGCTTTTTCGAACACTTGTCAGAGAGATTCGCAATTTGATAACGACGTGTGGGGTCTTGTTGAAAGTACTCTACAGGATTCTAATATGACAAGTTCCGCTGCTACTGTCAGAAACGTCTTCGTATTTTGGTTGAGAATGTTACTGGAAAATGGGTTTTCGGATGCAAGCCGCGCTTTTGTGCAGAAGAACGAGTACTGGCGTATTATCCAGTATGGGCTAGGGCACGAAGTACATGAAATCAAGAAGGTGGTACTTTCTATTATGAGGCTCTCTTTGAAACTTATCAGACAGGAATCCATGTCTGTTGATTGTAGCCTGCTTGTTTTCAGCGGTGAGGAAACACAAATGAACTCATGGAAACGCTTCACAACAATTTACGAAATTGTAGGTATCGATACAGCATTGAATCAATGTGAGGCTGCTGCGCCTGATATTCTTGATACTTTTCAAGACGAGAATATTCATGCTAGCTGGGGATTAATCATCTTATCTACAGGACTAAGAGCAACAATGGAGTCAGTGAGAAAATTTACTCTAAGACTAATGCTACAAATCGAGAACAAAAATGTATTCCAGAGTAATTTGTCACTTTTACAAACGGTCTTCTTACCAGCGACTATGCAAGCATCGTTTTTCAATGTTTCTGGCGATCGCTGTAATTATGCAGACGCTTTGGTCGAATTTGTTAGTGAGATTGTCCAAACCTCAGTGGACAAAGAAGCTATTTCCCAGCTTATCTTGCAAACGCTATATGATTGCAGGACAATGTTCGATGCTGCAAGGGTTTTCATTGCTTATGGGCTCTTGTCGGGactacaaaagaacaagtCGAGGATTCTCACTAGCGAAAGCGTCTCTATGATTAAACTGCTTTTCATGGGTGAATGTGAAGAGAGTGTTTTACAAACAACTATGCAGTGTACCCTTCTTAAACTCCTATTATACACTAACATATCGGCATTTGAATTTCTACAAGTACTAGTGGCACATGTAAAGTCCGTTGACACTTACGAATATGCAACTAGCGTTATTGGTATATTCAGAGATTTTTGCATTGTTAATTATCCACAAGGTTTAGAAGTGCATGAAGTACCGCAAGAGCCATTATACCAAGTGTTCGCGTATGAACTTTTTGATACACAACCACTAGAGTTTTCGAATGAATTCTTAAAGGAACTTATCAAATCAGGAAGCAATTGTTCTAATCTATCTGAGAAATATCACAGCTTTTTGACAGAACTGGTTGATATGAAGACAGTTGATTATAAGGATTCTAAAGTTGTGCTAGATTTGGAGCAGTTTACTCCTCCTGTCTATAGTGCTATCAATCCGTTGCCCCTGTTGCAGGCACTTTTGGACCAGTTCGACGCTGCCAAGTTTGACTTTTTCGTGGCTTTGTTCAGTAAGGTTATGCAAAGCACTTCAACCTTGACTTTATCATTTGATCAGCTTATTGCTATATACGACGTCATCAAACAGCATGTTTCAAGTCATAACCAATCGTCGTTTAGGTACAAGGACGAAATTTACGCaaactttttcaaattggCGGGCGTATGTATCAAATCTACCCATTTGGATGATAACCAAATTGAGGAATTGATCACTCTTATTATCAAGAATGTTGATAATGACAACGGTAACTATGCTGGAAACCTTGAAGTGTCTTATTTATGCCAATCCATTTTGGATCTCTACGTTTTACCTACCTTGCACACTTTAAGTGGAAAGGAAGAACGTATTGTCGAAAGAATATTGGGATTACAATGTAGTATGTGGGACTCACTAATAGAAGAAAGACTTGTTCTTAATCAACAACCTCTTCACCTTGCCATCATAAAAGGTATTTTCCACCATGCTGTATTTTTGGCAGCTCTTTCCGACGAATTCACTTTCTCACTTTTATTAAAATATGGAAATGCTATATTGGATCAATCAttctcaagaagaacattGAAGCCTTGTCTCAGTCATCAAATTGTTTCATTTATGGAATTGTATGGTAAATCTTTACCTGATAGAGACTATTCTGATTTCGTAACCTTGTTAGTGAATATTTTCATCCATGAAAGTATGAATTTAAACATCTTCACATTGAAACCAGTCATTGCTAAGCTATATGATAAAAAACTTCGTCTTTACGTCCAAGGTGGTTTATACAAGCATATATACGgggatgatgaaattgtgACAAGGGCCAACATTGTTAAATCCCTACTTCTTTCTACCAAAGAGTTTAAGCAACATTTCCTAATGTCAATGTTAGAGAACGATCGTAACATATTAAAAGCgaagaaaaagacagaCGGCccagaagaaattcaaagattATTAAAATGGCAACTCTGTCTACTCTCGATCAAATCTGTTAATAATAAGACACTAACAGAACTCTGTGCCGAATATATTATACCCTCTTTAGTTGGAGAATCTTCTCCATTAGTGAGGGTATATTCTGAATGGTTTGTTGCATACAACATTTGGCAATCACACGAAGAAGGTACTGAAAATCCGAACGAGGAGACATTGTTGGGGCTATTGGAAGATTCCTCTCGTCCTGCTGTTCAAACCAGTATCGAGCGTCTATTATTCTTGGCTGTCAAGGCCTCTAAAGAGTCTGGCAAATTTACCTCCTTAACAGAAAAGTTCCTGGCACAGTTGGTCACAAATTGTTCGTCTAACAAACCTTTGATAAgacatttttcaaattcgTTGATGCTTTTGTTCTGGCCAACTTTCCAAGATGATATCAAAGACGATACATTGAAATCCGTCATCTTCAAACTTTACAGTGACGCGAAGAAGATCCAAGTGCAAGGTCAATTCAGAGCAGGTGATGCAAACACATGGAGTATActtgatgatttgaaattgacTAGTATTTTTGGTGgtgttttgttgaagattaTGGACCACGATGTACCATATATTCCAAGCAAAGTCTTCAATCAAGTGAATATCCAAGAGGACGAATATCCGGTAGGTTCCGAAGAGAATCAACTCTGGCTCTCAAAGAGGAATAATAATGTTGCAAGCAAAACCGAATTGCAGAAGAATTCACCCTTACAAACTAAGAGCGGTGCATGGGAAGTAGTCTTAGACTTTGACAACGAGAAATCGGCAGAAAACGTCAAACGTTCAGAGCTAATTGTCATTGCTTCTTTGGTAGACAAAGCTCCTAATCTCGGCGGTATTTGTAGACTATGTGATGTATTAGGTGTCGGTACTATGACAGTTCATGATATCAGAGTTAAGCAACATCCTCAATTCAAAAACGTCGCTGTAACAGCTGATAATTGGATGCCTATCGAAGAAGTCCCAGTTGATCAAATTGTAACATACATGAATACTAAGAAGCTCGAAGGGTACACTTTGATTGGGTTAGAACAAACTGACTCTTCCATTGAACTAAATTCAGAATACAGATTCCCATCCAAATCGGTCATTCTCTTAGGTACCGAAGCTCATGGTATTCCCGGTCATCTATTAAAAGAGCTAGACTTGTGTCTAGAAATTAAACAGTCTGGTGTGATTAGGTCTATGAATATTCAAACTGCTACAGCAGTTATTGTCCATTCATACTCTATTCAGCATTTATAA
- the ATG20 gene encoding Atg20p, producing MPKVKLGSQEDEFSTKNGEEYGSEGSQEQDAIHTRIVRKDNPFFSDNDEADGEVDSEEQLLNRGRNGRSRSFNSNGNGSSSNGNGSRRRSSGTTSKDSSPDVPFQNRESGDGSRSSSDSSRSSKKAQILEASKVSEGQGRTYIAYAIKYKDSVVKRRYSDFESLRKVLVKLFPMTLIPPIPEKQSLKSYGKAITHSKTNYLLPMESGDSVDLSLSVINGPVTSNDEKLIRHRIRMLTSFLNRLLRNEEIMKTSIVYDFLDPNNKNWNDLITSSLTISSLPKSVLQCNPIDPTNTTKAHTYLPIPSSSNQLLSSKDHNNPTDTDEFSKVEAEYKHYEQLLHSGMYKYSRATTKELNHVREEMKGISSQLAQFSVDEAKYDNGLAELLSHSSDTYDALYDNLETLVGNLHYNINEPLGECAHMATAVRELIQYRRLKMVQKELLERSILYKRAQLKKFQQQESNNKQIGDMVNKDLATSGTVNLENPNGPRSYTGKMMNKFNQIASIIKDTVTYPEQDPATAVKTLEKELAQLEESLKVATSDLVVITKTLKDNELPRFTKERNEELIQIFKNYSKYMKENAIKNLKVWKELQQKMQEEEA from the coding sequence ATGCCTAAGGTTAAATTAGGCTCACAAGAGGACGAattttcaacaaagaatgGCGAGGAATATGGATCTGAAGGGAGTCAAGAACAGGACGCGATACATACGCGGATAGTCCGGAAGGATAATCCATTTTTCAGCGATAACGATGAGGCAGACGGGGAAGTGGACAGTGAGGAACAGCTTCTGAATCGTGGGCGGAATGGTCGGAGTCGAAGCTTTAATTCTAACGGCAATGGTAGCAGTAGTAATGGAAATGGGAGTCGGAGAAGAAGTTCTGGGACTACTAGTAAGGATAGCTCTCCTGATGTTCCTTTCCAGAATCGCGAGAGCGGAGATGGTAGTAGGAGCAGTAGTGATAGTAGCAGGAGCAGCAAAAAGGCACAGATTCTCGAGGCCAGCAAGGTTTCGGAAGGTCAAGGGCGTACGTATATTGCTTACGCTATCAAATATAAGGATTCTGTGGTGAAGAGACGATACAGCGATTTTGAGAGTTTGAGGAAAGTGCTAGTGAAATTGTTTCCGATGACGTTGATTCCGCCAATTCCGGAAAAACAGTCGCTAAAGAGTTACGGAAAAGCCATCACACATTCAAAGACAAACTATCTACTTCCAATGGAAAGCGGAGATTCTGTGGACCTGTCACTATCGGTTATCAACGGACCTGTCACGTCTAATGATGAAAAGTTAATACGACATAGAATAAGGATGCTAACAAGCTTTTTGAACCGCCTTTTGAGAAACGAGGAGATCATGAAAACTTCTATTGTATACGATTTCTTAGATCCCAATAATAAGAATTGGAACGATTTGATCACTAGTTCTCTTACGATATCGTCTTTACCCAAATCCGTTTTGCAATGCAATCCTATTGATCCGACAAATACGACAAAGGCGCACACATATTTGCCCATACCGTCATCATCAAACCAGCTGCTGTCTTCCAAAGACCACAACAATCCAACGGACACTGATGAGTTTTCTAAGGTCGAAGCTGAATACAAACATTACGAACAACTTTTACACTCTGGTATGTACAAGTACTCAAGAGCTACAACGAAGGAGTTGAATCATGTACGAGAGGAAATGAAAGGCATTAGCTCGCAACTGGCACAGTTTTCTGTGGACGAGGCTAAATACGACAACGGACTAGCAGAGCTACTTTCCCATTCCAGTGACACTTACGATGCCCTATATGACAACCTAGAGACACTTGTTGGTAATTTGCATTATAACATCAACGAACCACTAGGAGAGTGTGCGCACATGGCCACTGCTGTACGGGAACTGATACAATACCGAAGACTTAAGATGGTCCAAAAGGAGTTATTGGAACGTTCTATTCTATATAAGCGCGCTCAGCTCAAAAAATTCCAACAGCAAGAAAGTAACAATAAACAAATCGGAGATATGGTTAACAAGGATCTAGCAACAAGTGGAACTGTAAACCTAGAAAATCCAAATGGACCAAGAAGTTATACGGggaaaatgatgaacaaGTTCAACCAAATTGCCAGTATTATAAAGGACACTGTCACATATCCGGAACAAGATCCTGCTACAGCTGTCAAAACCTTGGAGAAAGAATTAGCTCAACTCGAAGAGTCACTTAAGGTCGCTACCAGCGATCTTGTCGTAATTACAAAAACACTAAAAGATAATGAGCTCCCACGATtcacaaaagaaagaaatgaagaGTTAATacaaatattcaaaaactaTTCAAAGTACATGAAGGAAAATGCtatcaagaacttgaaagtttggaaagaattacagcagaagatgcaggaagaagaagcttaA
- a CDS encoding short-chain dehydrogenase/reductase codes for MLSDFHTKVVERITSHVGVPLCPQRDLVLITGGSKGVGMELAQLFDTLHYKVVILDRRYPEDLRSCKNVSFYKCDVSDFEFTNVILDDIRLKFGIVSIYVNAVGLKVITDKDIRGEFHMTSLMKSVYVGNLNILQSIVPNMIRQKRGYIVDIASTEGVFTTSGNGFYGCLQATKFQLHQGLVEDLSKQFVVSKYFGNGSVRCLLMVSSKPLNVTAKHDIQHARYISNAMFHNRQGITGASVVSNLKLSFRDVDWHWYQLLKHLLPKVK; via the coding sequence ATGCTATCAGATTTCCATACAAAGGTTGTTGAGAGAATAACCTCCCATGTCGGAGTTCCTTTGTGTCCACAAAGAGACCTCGTCTTGATTACAGGAGGTTCAAAAGGGGTGGGTATGGAACTTGCCCAACTTTTCGACACATTGCACTATAAAGTTGTTATCCTTGATAGAAGATACCCGGAAGACTTGAGAAGCTGTAAGAATGTGTCGTTTTATAAATGTGATGTATCAGATTTCGAATTTACCAATGTGATATTAGACGACATACGGCTAAAGTTTGGGATAGTTAGTATTTACGTGAATGCTGTGGGGCTTAAAGTTATTACAGATAAGGATATAAGAGGCGAATTTCATATGACAAGTTTAATGAAGAGTGTCTATGTTGGAAACCTTAATATACTTCAATCTATTGTTCCGAATATGATAAGGCAGAAACGAGGATACATAGTAGATATTGCATCTACAGAAGGGGTATTTACTACCAGTGGTAATGGGTTCTACGGCTGCCTACAAGCAACTAAGTTCCAGTTACATCAAGGTCTTGTAGAGGATTTAAGTAAACAATTTGTCGTGTCCAAGTACTTCGGAAACGGTTCCGTCCGCTGTTTGTTGATGGTTTCTAGCAAGCCTCTTAATGTGACTGCCAAACATGATATTCAGCATGCTCGATACATTTCCAATGCGATGTTTCATAATAGGCAAGGTATAACTGGTGCCTCAGTTGTTTCAAACTTAAAGCTATCTTTCAGGGATGTTGACTGGCATTGGTACCAGCTTTTGAAACATCTCTTGCCCAAAGTGAAATAG
- the IWR1 gene encoding Iwr1p, giving the protein MAENDRVNDRISGVECIRVKRRRDEDSVKALLLEEERNAKKGKFVFKLSKTVELESRSDDSKSPLLKLSGTRSDKKMVYVLERGQERDQEGDSGSNQQADQQELPESIAEMLNDYLKIKPSPSSQQPAKKRKASRKHSVTSSSITEPTLPTSDYVYDVYVKESIPEDEDEFVFDGSTIGYIRIVEHSGDLIPEEDEDPEKTMLTDDEDSNEEDYYQNDYPEDEDDDRSIVIGSDEDFSNSEDVVYLDQVDVDGYQDGVPDDEQQDDEFESLFQTYGNSSNLLSSLNAHNYVDLDYDDDDVDDNVPDGYDYDGDYTNGTANHGTTNHNHVTNQSRDTDDSDLEQRHIFFPSDEHDETAIHRDRIFNKLQNMIDKS; this is encoded by the coding sequence ATGGCGGAGAATGATAGAGTTAACGATAGAATATCTGGTGTAGAGTGTATACGagtgaaaagaaggcgAGATGAAGATTCTGTAAAGGCATTATTGCTAGAGGAGGAGAGAAATGCAAAGAAGGGGAAGTTCGTCTTCAAGCTTTCCAAGACTGTCGAGCTTGAGAGCCGCAGTGATGATTCGAAAAGTCCACTATTGAAGTTGAGCGGTACTAGAAGTGATAAGAAAATGGTCTATGTGTTAGAAAGGGGACAAGAAAGGGATCAAGAAGGGGATTCAGGCTCGAATCAACAAGCAGATCAACAGGAGTTACCAGAGAGTATTGCCGAAATGTTAAACGATTACTTGAAGATAAAACCTAGTCCCAGCTCACAACAACCGGCAAAGAAACGTAAGGCTAGTAGAAAACATTCTGTTACGTCCTCATCTATAACAGAGCCAACTCTACCGACTTCAGACTATGTCTACGATGTGTACGTCAAAGAGTCCATACCAGAGGACGAAGATGAATTCGTATTTGATGGGAGCACTATCGGGTACATCAGAATTGTGGAGCACAGCGGAGATCTCATTCcggaagaagatgaagatccTGAAAAGACAATGCTAACTGATGACGAGGAttcaaatgaagaagactATTACCAAAACGACTACCcggaagatgaagatgatgatcGATCCATCGTGATTGGAAGCGACGAAGATTTCTCCAACTCGGAGGATGTGGTGTACTTGGACCAAGTGGACGTGGATGGGTACCAAGATGGCGTGCCGGACGACGAACAACAGGACGACGAGTTTGAGTCATTATTCCAAACATATGGCAACTCATCCAACCTTTTGAGCTCGCTTAACGCCCACAACTATGTCGACCTAGActacgatgatgatgatgtcgACGACAACGTACCGGACGGTTACGATTACGATGGTGATTACACGAATGGTACGGCGAATCATGGAACGACAAATCacaatcacgtgactaaccaatcacgtgacacagACGATTCAGATCTGGAGCAAAGACACATATTCTTTCCCTCTGACGAGCATGACGAAACAGCAATTCACCGCGATCGTATATTCAACAAGTTACAGAATATGATTGACAAGTCTTGA